From one Salvelinus sp. IW2-2015 linkage group LG11, ASM291031v2, whole genome shotgun sequence genomic stretch:
- the LOC111970526 gene encoding docking protein 5 isoform X1: MDLYFNDIVKQGYVYFRSKHLWIYRRCWLVLRRDSSKGPKRLERFSNEQAANCQCHHKVTDLTKIRNVTRPPRGKKKHAVVLTFNDDSPKAFACDSELDAKEWCKVLQMECLEAKMTDLTLEEPXLFNMNLHRDHREQFHVFMKPSQCMDFXGECNLQITCDTLLLWDTQNPGLKITSWPLRSLRRYGRGQNWFTFEAGRMCDTGEGLFTFQTPEGERLYHRVNEAVLATVEQEDWLCCDERKTGTERRTRESTIPWTLC, from the exons ATGGATTTGTATTTTAATGACATTGTTAAACAGGGATATGTGTATTTTCGCAGCAAGCATTTATGG ATCTATCGGAGGTGCTGGCTTGTTCTAAGAAGAGACTCCAGTAAAGGGCCCAAGAGATTGGAGAGGTTCTCAAATGAACAGGCGGCTAACTGCCAATGTCACCACAAA GTGACAGACCTcacaaaaataagaaatgttaCCAGACCCCCACGGGGTAAAAAGAAACACGCTGTGGTTCTGACTTTCAATGACGACTCACCAAAGGCTTTCGCATGTGATTCAG AGTTGGACGCCAAGGAATGGTGCAAAGTGCTACAAATGGAATGTCTGGAGGCTAAAATGACTGACCTGACCTTGGAGGAGCCAYTCCTATTTAACATGAACCTACATCGAGATCACAGAG AGCAGTTCCACGTATTCATGAAGCCATCACAGTGTATGGATTTCWACGGGGAATGTAATCTTCAGATCACTTGTGACACTCTCTTGCTGTGGGACACCCAGAACCCTGGTCTCAAAATCACATCCTGGCCACTGCGGTCACTTCGCCGTTACGGTCGYGGTCAAAACTGGTTCACATTTGAAGCTGGGAG GATGTGTGACACTGGAGAGGGACTCTTCACCTTTCAGACACCAGAGGGAGAACGGCTCTATCATAGAGTGAATGAGGCAGTGTTAGCCACTGTGGAGCAAGAGGACTGGCTATGCTGT GATGAGAGGAAGACAGGTACGGAGAGGAGAACCAGAGAGTCTACAATACCTTGGACTCTGTGCTGA
- the LOC111970526 gene encoding docking protein 5 isoform X2, with the protein MIKREQRDFCVPVSPKHECLMIYRRCWLVLRRDSSKGPKRLERFSNEQAANCQCHHKVTDLTKIRNVTRPPRGKKKHAVVLTFNDDSPKAFACDSELDAKEWCKVLQMECLEAKMTDLTLEEPXLFNMNLHRDHREQFHVFMKPSQCMDFXGECNLQITCDTLLLWDTQNPGLKITSWPLRSLRRYGRGQNWFTFEAGRMCDTGEGLFTFQTPEGERLYHRVNEAVLATVEQEDWLCCDERKTGTERRTRESTIPWTLC; encoded by the exons ATGATAAAGAGAGAGCAAAGGGACTTCTGTGTGCCAGTTTCTCCCAAGCATGAGTGTCTGATG ATCTATCGGAGGTGCTGGCTTGTTCTAAGAAGAGACTCCAGTAAAGGGCCCAAGAGATTGGAGAGGTTCTCAAATGAACAGGCGGCTAACTGCCAATGTCACCACAAA GTGACAGACCTcacaaaaataagaaatgttaCCAGACCCCCACGGGGTAAAAAGAAACACGCTGTGGTTCTGACTTTCAATGACGACTCACCAAAGGCTTTCGCATGTGATTCAG AGTTGGACGCCAAGGAATGGTGCAAAGTGCTACAAATGGAATGTCTGGAGGCTAAAATGACTGACCTGACCTTGGAGGAGCCAYTCCTATTTAACATGAACCTACATCGAGATCACAGAG AGCAGTTCCACGTATTCATGAAGCCATCACAGTGTATGGATTTCWACGGGGAATGTAATCTTCAGATCACTTGTGACACTCTCTTGCTGTGGGACACCCAGAACCCTGGTCTCAAAATCACATCCTGGCCACTGCGGTCACTTCGCCGTTACGGTCGYGGTCAAAACTGGTTCACATTTGAAGCTGGGAG GATGTGTGACACTGGAGAGGGACTCTTCACCTTTCAGACACCAGAGGGAGAACGGCTCTATCATAGAGTGAATGAGGCAGTGTTAGCCACTGTGGAGCAAGAGGACTGGCTATGCTGT GATGAGAGGAAGACAGGTACGGAGAGGAGAACCAGAGAGTCTACAATACCTTGGACTCTGTGCTGA
- the LOC111970526 gene encoding docking protein 5 isoform X3, protein MKTLLLKGTFGSNKQGHYCVMCTIFSQVTDLTKIRNVTRPPRGKKKHAVVLTFNDDSPKAFACDSELDAKEWCKVLQMECLEAKMTDLTLEEPXLFNMNLHRDHREQFHVFMKPSQCMDFXGECNLQITCDTLLLWDTQNPGLKITSWPLRSLRRYGRGQNWFTFEAGRMCDTGEGLFTFQTPEGERLYHRVNEAVLATVEQEDWLCCDERKTGTERRTRESTIPWTLC, encoded by the exons ATGAAAACTTTATTATTGAAGGGCACTTTCGGGAGCAACAAACAGGGCCATTATTGTGTCATGTGTACTATATTCTCCCAGGTGACAGACCTcacaaaaataagaaatgttaCCAGACCCCCACGGGGTAAAAAGAAACACGCTGTGGTTCTGACTTTCAATGACGACTCACCAAAGGCTTTCGCATGTGATTCAG AGTTGGACGCCAAGGAATGGTGCAAAGTGCTACAAATGGAATGTCTGGAGGCTAAAATGACTGACCTGACCTTGGAGGAGCCAYTCCTATTTAACATGAACCTACATCGAGATCACAGAG AGCAGTTCCACGTATTCATGAAGCCATCACAGTGTATGGATTTCWACGGGGAATGTAATCTTCAGATCACTTGTGACACTCTCTTGCTGTGGGACACCCAGAACCCTGGTCTCAAAATCACATCCTGGCCACTGCGGTCACTTCGCCGTTACGGTCGYGGTCAAAACTGGTTCACATTTGAAGCTGGGAG GATGTGTGACACTGGAGAGGGACTCTTCACCTTTCAGACACCAGAGGGAGAACGGCTCTATCATAGAGTGAATGAGGCAGTGTTAGCCACTGTGGAGCAAGAGGACTGGCTATGCTGT GATGAGAGGAAGACAGGTACGGAGAGGAGAACCAGAGAGTCTACAATACCTTGGACTCTGTGCTGA
- the cyp24a1 gene encoding 1,25-dihydroxyvitamin D(3) 24-hydroxylase, mitochondrial, with protein MRAQIQKVPQIVELLKKNTVGLXXFKPTSSVCVLDXKDAAVVAPCRQSLPSQTQSLYSIPGPTNWPLFGSLIELLRKGGLQRQHDALIDYHKKFGKIFRMKLGSFESVHIGAPCLLETLYRKESVYPQRLEIKPWKAYRDFRDEAYGLLILEGKDWQRVRSAFQQKLMKPTEVAKLDGKINQVLVDFVSRIGQVTDNGRFEDLYFELNKWSMETICLVLYDKRFGLLHDNVNEDAMTFIMSIKTMMSTFGMMMVPPVELHKKLNTKTWQAHTMAWDRIFSTAKVYIDKKIKRPQRGNGASDDFLCDIYRHSHLSKKELYAAITELQIGGVETTANSLLWAIFNLSRNPCAQGKLLQEIREVLPANQTPSSEHLQRMPYLKACLKESMRLSPSVPFTSRTLDKDTVLGDYSIPKGTVLMINSHALGANEEYFEHSSLFKPERWLRESRPINPFAHVPFGIGKRMCIGRRLAELQLQLALCWVVRDYEVVATDCEPVDAIHSGLLVPNRELPVAFIRR; from the exons ATGAGGGCACAAATCCAAAAGGTACCACAGATAGTCGAATTGTTAAAAAAGAACACGGTTGGGTTGCWGCASTTCAAGCCAACATCTTCAGTGTGCGTCCTGGACRCGAAGGATGCTGCGGTCGTTGCGCCTTGTCGACAAAGTCTTCCCTCGCAAACTCAGAGCCTTTATTCGATACCTGGACCCACCAATTGGCCCTTATTTGGCAGTTTGATAGAACTACTCCGCAAAGGAGGGCTGCAAAGACAACATGACGCATTG ATTGATTACCATAAGAAATTCGGCAAGATTTTCCGGATGAAACTCGGCTCCTTTGAATCGGTCCATATTGGCGCACCTTGTTTGCTGGAAACGCTGTACAGAAAGGAGAGCGTTTACCCGCAGCGTCTGGAGATTAAACCCTGGAAAGCATACCGAGACTTCAGAGACGAGGCGTATGGACTTCTTATTCT GGAAGGGAAAGACTGGCAGAGGGTGAGAAGCGCATTTCAGCAGAAATTGATGAAACCCACCGAAGTCGCGAAACTTGATGGAAAAATAAATCAG GTGTTGGTGGATTTCGTTAGTAGAATTGGACAAGTGACTGACAATGGACGATTTGAGGACTTGTACTTCGAATTGAATAAATGGTCAATGGAGA CCATTTGCTTAGTGCTCTATGACAAAAGATTCGGACTTCTGCATGACAACGTCAACGAGGAYGCTATGACCTTTATCATGTCCATAAAAACA ATGATGAGCACATTTGGGATGATGATGGTCCCACCAGTGGAGCTCCACAAAAAACTGAACACCAAAACCTGGCAGGCCCACACTATGGCATGGGACCGTATATTCAGCACAG CCAAAGTATACATAGACAAGAAGATAAAGCGCCCACAGCGAGGCAACGGGGCCAGTGACGACTTCCTGTGTGACATCTACCGCCACAGTCACCTGTCCAAGAAGGAGCTGTACGCCGCCATCACAGAGCTCCAGATTGGAGGAGTGGAGACG ACTGCCAACAGCTTGCTGTGGgctattttcaacctctcccgtAACCCATGCGCTCAGGGGAAGCTGCTCCAGGAAATTAGAGAAGTTCTTCCTGCCAATCAGACTCCCAGTTCTGAGCACCTCCAGAGAATGCCCTACCTCAAGGCCTGCCTCAAGGAGTCCATGAG GTTATCGCCGTCAGTTCCCTTCACGAGTCGAACCTTAGACAAAGACACTGTGTTGGGGGATTACTCCATTCCCAAGGGG ACAGTGTTGATGATCAACAGCCATGCTCTCGGTGCCAATGAGGAGTACTTTGAGCACAGTAGCCTATTTAAGCCAGAGCGTTGGTTAAGAGAAAGCAGACCCATCAACCCCTTTGCCCATGTGCCGTTTGGCATTGGGAAGAGGATGTGCATCGGGCGGCGTCTGGCAGAGCTACAGCTGCAGTTGGCACTCTGCTGG GTGGTCAGAGATTATGAAGTTGTGGCGACAGATTGTGAACCAGTTGATGCTATCCATTCCGGGTTGCTAGTTCCCAACCGTGAACTCCCTGTGGCTTTCATCAGACGATGA